DNA from Opitutales bacterium:
TCTCTGCATTGATCGAGGTGATGGCACCGTAGAGTGCGAGCCCATGGCCGCCGACGAAGGCTGCTGCCGCTACTAAGGGTAGGATGGCAACGTTTCCACTCGGATCGATATTGTTAACTGGATCTCCCTCAGCATAGGTATAGCGATTTCGCGACTGGGGACGTTCGGGGAAGCCGGAAAAATCGTCCCGCTGCATCCATCGCCTCAATCTCGGATTATAATGCCGCGCGCGTATCCAGATGAGTCCGTCGGCCGTGCCTACGCGCTCACCGTTGTAGCCGAGTGTGGTCCAACCATTGCCTTCTTGATAGGTTATGTTGCCGTAGGCGTCATATTGGCGGTTGAGGATGGTTTCTCCGTCGCTGCGGACGAGGCTCATGATCGAGCCGTTGTGATCCGCCTGTGGGAAACTGATTTCTTCCGATTCAATCTCATCGAACGCATCTCCGCTGTAATGGGTAACTTTCTGCGCAGTCAGGCCGAGTGGGCCGTAAGCGTAGCGTATCTCTTTGCGCTCACGGAGCGTATCGGGGGTCAAGGTCTGATGCTCAGACTCATGCTGATATGTGTAGCGATCTTCTCCCACGACTCTGGGATACTCCGCAAGCTAATCGATGACTAGATGGCTGATGATCGTTGTAAACCCCGAAGCTTCTCCACCATATTTGACGACCTCTTTTGAAAGCCATCCCGAGCCATCGTATGAATAAGAGGTTTTTGCAAATCTATTAGTTTTTATAAGTCTTCCGGTCGCATCATATGTGGCTGTGATTCCATCTGAATCGTGAGATGAGGCATTGGCATCACCCAGTGATATGAATATCATGTTGGAGGCCAGAAATATCAAATTTAACTTCACGAATAGGGCTCTGTTTATTGTGCTCATTTAAAAGTGTTGTAAAACAAGTTCTGGTATCCTACTTTGATAAAAAATTATTCGATTGTTTCTAGAACTATAAGAAATTTATTAAAATACTAATTTAGAGATAATCATCATTCTTATTAAATTTTAAAATTGAAATTTAAGCAGCGTAAAAACATGAGTTAATTTAATAAATAAATGCAATTTATGGGTTACGTCTGAATTTTGGATTTATTACCGAATGAGGATAATAGGTGAATTGATTTATCTCCCAAGCATACCATCTTGTTTTCCCGAATGGATAAAAGGTGACTCCATAGATATCTTCGGGATAAACATGCCCCCATATCGCAACCTCATGCTCAAACGCACTTGGCGTTACGCCACGCATTGTTTGAACGACGTCGGCTCCATTTCGTGGACGTATAACAAAAACATGATCAGCTCTGCCGGCAACATATCTCAGGGCAATGTCGAGATCGTGTGTTGTCGGTACAAAAGCGCTTGGTGGATTCTGGTTTCCTTGAACATGTTTGAAAAGGTCATTTGAGTCGCCTCTGGGTTGAAAGCCCCTAGCCATACCTGTGAAGGCGTCTACTCCTGGATCGCCTCGATATACAATGTCGTCGAGTGAAGCATAGACAAAGTTACTCGGTGCTATGTATTGATAGGGAGCATCTTGCCAGGCATTGGGGTCGTTGTACGCGGGGTGTTGCGTCTTGGCGTCGTAGTATTTTAGTTTTGGGTTGGCAGGGAAGAGGAGCTTTGACCGATTGCCTGTTATTCCTCTTCCAGTTGTTCTAGGCACTGAGCGACCTGAAATTGGCTGGGCAACTCGCGTAGGTTTATCAGCCAAGGTGGTCATGATCTGGCTTAATTGGGCCGAAGCTGTTCTAAATTCCACCTCTCTACGTAGTTCATTTATTCTTTTTCGGATAGTCGGTGAATAATGGGCACTCCGCTCAATGCCATCTTCTCTCCTGAGATAGGTATTTTCCATCTCCGTGAGTTCCAGCTGGGCATCAAATCCTTCTCCGGCACTAATCCAGCCCCAAATTGATGCACCAGCAAATACTGCGGCAGCGACTCCATGCCCAATCGCATTTCCACTGGGATCGATATTGTTCACCGGATCTCCCTCAGCGTAAGCATAGCGATTGCGCGATTGTGGGCGTTCAAAAAAACCTGGAAAATCGTCACGCTGCATCCATCGTCTTAACATCGGATTGTAGTGCCGTGCTCGCATCCAGATGAGTCCGTCGGCCGTGCCTACGCGCTCACCGTTGTAGCCGAGTGTGGTCCAGCCATTGCCTTCTTGATAGGAGACATTGCCGTAGGCGTCATATTGGCGGCTGAGGATGGTTTTTCCGTCGCTGCGGACGAGGCTCATGATCGAGCCGTTGTGATCCGTCTGTGGGAAACTGATTTCTTCCGATTCAATCTCATCGAACGCATCTCCGCTGTAATGGATTACTTTCTGCGCAGTTAGACCGAGTGGGCCGTAGTTATAGAGAATTTCTCTGCGCTCACGGAGCGTATCTGGAGTCAAGGTCTGATGCTCGGACTCATGCTGATATGTGTAGCGATCTTCACCTACGACTCGGGGATACTCCGCAAGCTCATCGATGACTAGATGGCTGATGATGGTGGTGAACCCAGAGGCTTCTCCACCATATTTGACGACTTCTTTTGAAAGCCATCCGGAGCCGTCGTAGAGATAGTGAGTCTCTGCAAACCCGTTAGTTTGAATTAGTCGACCAGCTGCGTCGTATGTGGCAGTGAGGGGATCGTTGTTAGAAATCGAAGCATGTACTACAATCGACGGAAATGTGATCAAAATTGCGTATTTAAATGAACGTATGAAGAGTTCATTAACGATTTTTTCTATCCGAGTGAGCGTTCAAAAATGAGGTTTAATTTATTTATAAGTACGTTTGAGTAATAAGATGAATTATCTCCTCTCAAATATGTATTTGACGTTGCCATCAAATCTGGCCCAATGACGATTTATTTCCGGAATTTCTGTGGATTTCATTCTTAAATAAAGATTGGTTGCCAAGTGGGTGCACAATTCCAGTAAACGGTTAAGGCCTATATTCGATACTCTCTTTGGAGCTACTTGATATAGGTATTGATAGGAAATCTAATTTGTAGTTGTTGCTAGCTCTTTTATTTCGAGATAAAATAGAGCGTGGATTTGATTTTCCTGTGAAAATCTTGGCGACTGAACTAGTGGTAGTTAAAGCATTTAAATTTGTAATCCTGTTCTTATAGCAATCCAGGCCATCTCTGGCAGCCACCTTGTGTTTCGGCGAGTAAAGGTGATAGTCACTAATTGGAAATCGATCGCTTCCGATATCTAATAACTGAGTTTTTTTCGGGAAAGAGAAAGCATCCGTGTTACAATTTTCAATCTTATGCTGTATTTCGATTTTCCGGAGATCATTAAGGGCATCTGCTGAAATACTTGCTCCGACGGTTTCGACAAATCGGCCACAGCAATCCACATTGTCGACTGGATATCCTTCTGTGTTGGCATAGCGACTATCTGAGATTAATCCGAGAAACACGGTGTATAACACTAAAGCTGCGTCCTAATATGTTATATCATCGACGATACATTCCGATAAGCAGCCATAGAAACTTATGTGGCCTTGATTGCTGCGTATAAGTGCACTTAAGGAGGTGCGCTTTTGAACGGTCATGGGGTAGCCCCAGTCTCGCATATTCACCGGGTCGCCAGGTCTGAGTGGGCTTACTAGATAATCCGGCATCATTGAGCCAGAGAGGTATGTGCGTGAGCCAATATAACTGCTATCAAGATCTTCAACTCGTTCGGGGCTTTCAATGCGTATTTGATCAATGAGCGAGAATGGGATGGTATTTCCATGTTTTGTCATCACCGTCACCGTCGTGTTAGGCGGCACGCGGTATTGTCGATTATACGAATTTGACGGAAACCAATCTGAATCTGGATGGACTTGTCGGTTGAACTGTAATTCTTGTTTATTTACCAAGCCGTCTGTGATCAGCAACGGTAACCCTCCGTGACCGACAATTGCCTTTTTATCGACTGGATCGACCAGGGGTGGTGCTATCCCTTCATATGGAAGTAAGAACATGACCTCTCCTCCTCTGTTTGTCTCTCCAAACATACCAAAGATACCATCCTGTGAATTTAGTGGAAATTTTGGTCTGTCTCTTCCCGCTGCAGTTGGGCGGCGTATAGAACTTGATCTTACTTTATAAGGATGGATCGGAGTTCCTGTGCTTTTGCCGCGGTAATCTGCTAAGTCAGTTAGCGCGTTGCCTAACTGCATGGCTGCAACACCGACTTCAATATCACGGTTCGCTGCTCTCATAAAATCGTTTACAGGATAGACACGCTGCCCCAAATCGTTTTTCCCGCCGCCATAGGATTCCCGCTGTATGCTGGTAAGTTTCGCATGTCCGTTACTCGCACGAATGAATCCGTATGTGGATAAAGCACTTCCGCTCAGAAAGACTCCAAGGACCGCTAAGGGCACAATTGCAACGTTTCCACTGGGATCGATATTGTTTACCGGATCTCCCTCGGCGTAGGCGTATCGATTGCGAGACTGTGGGCGTCCGGGGATACCGGAAAAATCGTCTCGCTGCATCCATCGTCTCAATCTCGGATTATAGTGCCGTGCTCGCATCCAGATGAGTCCGTCGGCCGTTCCTACGCGCTCACCGTTGTAGCCGAGTGTGGTCCAGCCATTGCCTTCTTGATAGGAGACATTGCCGTAGGCGTCATATTGGCGGCTGAGGATGGTTTTTCCGTCGCTGCGGACGAGGCTCATGATCGAGCCGTTGTGATCCGTCTGTGGGAAACTGATTTCTTCCGATTCAATCTCATCGAACGCATCTCCGCTGTAGTGGATGACCTTCTGCGAAATTAGACCGAGTGGGCCGTAGTTATAGAGAATCTCTCTGCGCTCACTGAGCGTATCCGGAGTCAAGGTCTGATGCTCGGACTCGTGCTGATATGTGTAGCGATCTTCTCCTACGACTCGGGGATACTCCGCAAGCTCATCTATGACTAAATGGCTAATGATCGTGATGAACACCGAGGCCTCATTGCCATAGCGAACAGTTTCCTTTGAGAGTAATCCAAGACCATCATAGGTGTAAGCCGTATGAGCAAACCCCATCGTTTCTGTCAATCTGCCCGCTGCATCATAACTGCAAGTGAGAGGCTCGGAGTCTGCGAGACTTCCCCAGAGGTTCGCCAAATTCAGAACTAAAACAACGAGGAGTGATCGTGCTGAAGTACGAGTTGGCTTCATGGCTAAGGTCGGCCAGGCATGTAGACATCCTTTGATCTTCATTTCGTTCCTTTCTGTAAGGGAAAGATAGAAGTTGTTTAACTTACTCGCCCGGTTCTTCCTCCGGAGGCTCTGGCAATTCGGCGCGTGGATCTGCTACGTTGATGTAGAGGTTATTTATTTGAGGGGCATCACCAAAATCTTCCGCAATATATACAACATACCGGCCATCATGCGAAAGTGCGATAACCTGCGATCCCACATCGCCAAAAAATGGCCGTGTGCCGGCTCCGTAGTCGAGGTCTAGGTCTAGAGATACTGCCGTCGGTATCCATAAGTTGTCCCCAGCTCGGGTAAGGACATAGACGTCATCAGCGAAACCGTCATCACGGCCAAGCATATCAGGGTTTTCAATCCATGCTGTGCTCATGGCAATGTATTGTCCATCGGGAGTGCTAGTCATACTTAAATAGTCGAAATGCTCTATAGGTCCGCTCGGTGTTTGTAACACCTCTGCCTGAGTACCATTGCTGCTGTATCTTACCGCTTTGGTGAACATGTCGCCATAGAAACCAGAGTCGTCAAAGATATCGGTTTGCCCGAAGACTTCGCCTGAGTTGGTAACTGCCGATGCAACATAAAAGCGAACGTCAGTTTCAGGCACGGGGCGGCCGGCAATCTCTTTGGTGAGCGTGAACTGGTCTCCCGTGTCGAGATTGACGAGGAATCCGAAGTCTTTCTCTTTTCTGGACTGTGACCTATCCAAAAAGTCCGCGTGTGTGGTGAGCCACGTGCCATCTGAAGAAATACTGAAGTCGCTCAATTTGACAAGCGGGTCTACTTTAAAAGTGGTCTGAGTCGTGGGTGATCCGCCGAGAAGGTTGGCAACTTTCCGGTCCTCTGTGGTGTGCACTGCAATGTAGTCATTGACGAAGCCAGGTTGGACAAGGGATCGTTTACCATCGTCACTGGCATCGATTTCTGTTCGCAGCGAATATGTGTTTGGGAAGCGGGTGACGAGACCTGTGTGTCGGTCCCAACGATGGAGGCTGCCGCCGGGAGAACCTTCAGCGATGTTGAGGTTCGTTGCTTCTGAAATGAATGTGACATATCGTCCATCTGAGGAAACTCGGGCGTTTTTGCTATTTCCGTTCGGGGGCCTTCCGTCCCGTGTTGCCGACACGTGATAGTAACGGTTTTCAAGTTGATCCAAAAGATAGACTTGTTTTCTCCCCTGAGCATCGTAAGCGCTTTTGAAGAAGTATTCGCCTTCGATGGTCATTGCAATATATCTGCCGTCAGCGGAGATATCTGCGGAGGTCGCGCGTGCTTCGAGGCCTTCATAGGTTACATTTAACTGTCTGCTCAATGGGGCTTCTCCAGTGCTAGTTATTGCTCCAGCTCTGTCGTAAGTAACGCCTCCTGAAAGGATTCTACTTGAGCCTGAGCTGATATTCCAGCTCTCTCCGTTGGGTCCAACTGCGTATTCCACAGCAGTCATGTCGCCAGCTCCATTGTAGGTATACGTAATGTCGTTCGGGACGAGGGTGATTTCTGGTGTAAACTCCGTACTGAGACGGCTGAGGGCATCATAGATGTATGAGCTGGTGCCCATGTCGTTGGTCTTGGTGCTGATGCGACCATTGCCATCATAGGTGTAGTCTATGCTGAAATCGTCGCTGTCTTCTCTGTCTATGCTTTGTTCAATGGACTCTGTTTCGCCCTTTATATTTCTTTTATGATGCGTAACTAAGGCTGTCTCGACTTCGACCATCTCTGATTGCTCATTTTCAGTCTCGATAAGCAGGGTGCGCGTCATGACTGGCGTGCCGTAGTCGTCATAAGCGAAATGGGCGCTTTCTGAGGGAGATATTTCCTTGTCGTCGGGAGATGTGAATAAGGATAGTGTCTCTACTTTGCCGTCGTCGTAGCGACTGGTGACCGCGACTTCTTCTCCATTCCAATAACGAGTCCCTGTGTGTCGACCGAGGTCATCATAGAGGTAGGTGAGGGTCCTGCCGTCTCGCGTGCGTTCTGTAATCTGGCCGCGATGATTATAGACATACTCCGTTCGGCCAGTTTCTTGTCCCAGCGGGGGGAAGTCATTTACGGCAATGAGTGCGCCATTTTGTGAATATTCGTGGGTCGATCTCCATTCAGGCACTCCATCAACTAAAATCGTAGTTTCGATCAATTGGCCCCATTTGTCATAGGAATAGATCGTTTTACGACTGGCTTGGTCCGTGTATTCGGCGAGCTGTCCGTCGGGGCGCCTCAACCAGCGTTCGGTGCCTGTTGGGTCAGAGAGAACGACTTCTCGATTTTCCAAGTCGTAACTGTATGTCGTGCGTTGTCCCAGAGGTAGGTTGGCTTCTGCGAGCCATCCAAGCCCATCATATTCATATGTGGTGACTTGATTCAAAGCGTCGGTGATTTTAGAAATCTGACCTTCGATGTTATACTCAAATTTTGTGGTATGTCCGAAAGAGTCGGTGACCTCTGATGGCTTGTTTAAGCTGTTAGAATGGTCATAAGCCAGGCCTACCGCGGATTCTGGTGTCGTTGAGCCACCGCGCCAAACTTGGGTTTGACGGCCAAAGGTGTCATATTGAGTGTTTCCGACCACCTGGCTTTCGTTCTTGCCGGAGGTTTGGCGGATGGGATAAAGGGACTCAGGGTCGTAGCTGATGGTCGTCTTAATCTCATCTTGGCGAACGATTTCTTCGAGCGCTAGGTGCTCGTCATTGTAGGTGTAGCTGCGGCTCGTCCCATCAAAGTTGGAGACTTGATCGGGTCTATCCAGGAGATCGTGGGTTGTGGCTACTGAGTGAGACTCGATTACTTGATCGCTCCCATCGAGTACTTCTAAAATTTTTTCGGTGACGAGGCCAAGCGGATCTATAGTTACCCGAGTCATCAACCAGTGGTCATCTTGTGCACTGGCAACCCCACTTGCGACTAAGCGTCCAATTTCATCATATTCGAAGCGGGTGAGTTGGCGTTCAGAGTCATCTTCGGCCACTTGATATACACCTAAGACACGGCCTGCCTCGTCATATTCGGTGCGGGTTCCAATGAATTTGCCATCAGCACTGAGACTTTTTGATAGAAGCAGGTCTCCGAAGGCGTTGAACTCACGAATCTCCTTACTTCCATCTGGGTATTCCGTTTCGAGCGGGACGTATCCCCCTTGTATGCCTACCTGGGACCATTGTGAAAATGTGGTCGTGGCTGCGGCACCCTCGGGATCACTGATGATTTCGACGAGTCGGCCGAGGTCGTCATAGACATACTCTGTGCGCCGCTCTTCTTGGCCGCGCACAGAGGTTACGCTGAGTAGCTCATAAGTGGTGTCGTTATACTCCCATGTCGTTACTAGGCCCGTGGTGCTGGATTGCTGGAGCGGGCGTCCGAGGAAGTCGAATTCTGTCTCAACAACGACATCTTCAGTCCCAGGTGCTTCTACTTTTGATGAAATGGGGAACCCTAAGTCGTTATATTCGAATGTCGTTTTGATGCCATTTGGTGTCACCATGGTCTTGGGCAGTCCGCTACTCAGATAAGTATAGATCGTTTTTCTGCCATCATTACCCTCACGCTCGATGGGCAATCCACCAGCGTTGTAAGTATTATTTACCTGCCAGAGCTGTTGGTCATCTCCGCTGCGCGTCGACTGAGTGACTGCGCCGAAATTTCCGCGATTTAGATCGATCGTTCCTTTCGTATTACCATCGACGAAGCGCTCGACGCCGTCGAGATCGCCGTTGGCAAGATTATAGTCCATCTCCATGGATGCGCCTGTAAACACGTTAGAAATGGAAGAGAGCTGGAAATTCTCATTGTATGTGTTGAGCGACACCCTGCGCTCGGGTTGGAGGCCGCCCTTTGGAACGTAACGTTGAGCAACACGCCCCGTATTGAGTCCTGAGTCGTCGATGTCGAAAGCATACGTCATATCGCGTGTTTCTCCTTCTGACTCATAACTGACGACTAGTCTGCCGGCTGCATCCTGCCAGTCGTAAGAGATGGAATTTCCATTGGTGAGCGTCTCCTGGGAGACGCGACGAAACAGATCCTCTGAGGCCGTGAGATAAGTAATGTCGACACCGGTGTCCTCCTGGTCTCGGCGTCCGACTAGGAAGCCATCGGGGCCGTAAGTGAATGTAGTGAGCCGTCCAGATGCATCGGAGATGCCGGTGAGTTGTCCCGCTCCATTGTAGATGATGCGTGCTGAACGCAGTGGCGTGGGGTCGTCTGCTAGACGATTAGCTGTGGCATCGCATACTGTGCTCAGGCGCCAGGCGGAGGAGCCATCGGCTCGGGTGATTTTTTTGTGAACCAATTCGATAGCCTGGTCGGTTCTGTTGTTTTTGTAGGTCTTGATTCCAGTCAAAGGGTCGAATGAGATTTGAATCCGGTTGCCCAAGCGGTCTTCCACCTCGTAGAGCACACCTTCCTCATCAAACCTCAGGGTATTTCCATCGCGGAAATTCATGACCCACCTGTCCCCCAGATCTAGCAGAGTCACCATGGCTCCCCGGGGCTTAACATAGGTGCCGTTGTCATTTGAGTTGAAGCGGTAGACTTGGCCGTCTTCCTGCCAAAAGTCGACGTCTCCGAAATAATTTTCTTTAAGGCACATGTCGTAGGAGACAATCCAGCCCTCCTGGCCGATCGAATTGCTGGATTGACCATACACTTGTGAGCGCGAGGTATAACTGAGAACAATATTTATGGGAATGCCCGCTCCCCCGAGTGCCATGATGGGCTGTGCTGCCAGGAATGCGCCATCTTTTAGGCGGACGGGATCGCCCACCAGTTCACCGAAGTCCATGGGCTCTCTCAAGCGTCGATACGGTGTGGCTTCCATGCCCGGTGCTCCTTGGGCAAGTTCGGGGCGCAAGATCGTCATGCCAAAGGGATCCTCTGGTTCGCCGCTCACGGGTGCCTCGATGGTGATGCTAATACTTTCTTCGAAGACCTGCCCATTCGATAGGGTGGCTATCGTGGTGAGTGTGCGTTCACCGACTTGAGGGTCCCAATCAAAGCTATTAAATGGAGACGTGGCGCTCGCGACAAGCACCCCGTCTACACTCAGTGTAAGGGTATCAATTGAAACACCAGAGTCTGGGTCCAAGCCTGAAACCGATATGGCCAGTGGCGAAAGTTCCGTGGAAAGGTAGGTTTCCCCAGCTACGAGATCAACAAAATCCAGGTCTAATTCGATCGGAGGAACCACCGGAGGTCGGATAGAGAAAAGAACCTCATTAATATTAAATGCAGTGAGTGGTTGAGGGGTAGCTGAGGCGATGCTCAGCTTTACCCACATCAGTTCTCCTTCGCTCGTATCAACGTTGATGGGTATGTATAACCAATCATTTTCAACAGATAGTCGCACATCGGTTTCAGGTCCATATTCATCCAGCCGGGTAGAGTATTGAAAACTCACATCAAAGGCGCTTGGGCTATTTGGGTCAGTCTGAGAAGGTATATATAACCAAACGCCGTCGACGGGATGCCCTTGATGATTGGACAGCGCAAGGAATGCACTGCCATTATTAAAAGATTCTCCGGTTTCTGGAAATTGGTCTACGAGCTTCTCAACGCGGTGGTTGAGAGTCTGTAACTCTGTTTTGCTAGGATCAAACGATCTTCCATGCGATGTGAGTGTTCCTAGGGGCCAATCCGGATTGGTATCAGTCAATACCAACATGGGAACCACAGTATCCGTGACTATGTCTTCAAACTTGAATTCCTGCCGTTCACTTTCCGCGATAATTACTGTTTGTTCGAGCGTTTCGTCGTATACGCCTACCTCGAATTGGTAATACCATCCTTCGGGATTTTCATGATAGTTTTGGGCGTAGTCAGGACTGGAGGATGGGCTTTTATCCTGCCAATAGTATTGTGTGAAAAAGCTTTGTAATGTGGGGTCATTCTGAGCGTCAGAAAAGTTTGCTCTGTACCAGGCCATATACGCCTCCCGATAGAGGAAAGGGTCATCTGTAAAATTCCTTCCGTAATGAAATGACACCGTTCTATTTGCCTTAGGTGTTATAAGCCATTGATGATAAAATAGATCTTTTCCTAGATGCCCGATTTTAGCACGTATCCAGCTAGCTTTGTCGCCAGTATCTACGATTTCTGCGCGGGCTAAGAATGATCGTGCAGTC
Protein-coding regions in this window:
- a CDS encoding RHS repeat protein — translated: MKINVIINSIASRAAPPLIGLLLKMCLIASLIMGSQVSSQNNEFDPMVSQWVSPIQAEAPGGKWEHPEKSADGIHAAYAHLSREEFNAQRYQRGSYAVTSDSQSSDQWSTWLVQEFPDGINSDRLRLALGYEKKSLSKDSYSLNASIGRYQGWLDRIEFQIETSPTSQGNSDWQRVGDDTTDFLKFVQLNAWNDKPGMFEHPLSETRQIKRLRTRGRAPGQFRVVYHSSHYEDFIVRPVVFETAVFHSNNAPTQPQILVHAPSAKTARSFLARAEIVDTGDKASWIRAKIGHLGKDLFYHQWLITPKANRTVSFHYGRNFTDDPFLYREAYMAWYRANFSDAQNDPTLQSFFTQYYWQDKSPSSSPDYAQNYHENPEGWYYQFEVGVYDETLEQTVIIAESERQEFKFEDIVTDTVVPMLVLTDTNPDWPLGTLTSHGRSFDPSKTELQTLNHRVEKLVDQFPETGESFNNGSAFLALSNHQGHPVDGVWLYIPSQTDPNSPSAFDVSFQYSTRLDEYGPETDVRLSVENDWLYIPINVDTSEGELMWVKLSIASATPQPLTAFNINEVLFSIRPPVVPPIELDLDFVDLVAGETYLSTELSPLAISVSGLDPDSGVSIDTLTLSVDGVLVASATSPFNSFDWDPQVGERTLTTIATLSNGQVFEESISITIEAPVSGEPEDPFGMTILRPELAQGAPGMEATPYRRLREPMDFGELVGDPVRLKDGAFLAAQPIMALGGAGIPINIVLSYTSRSQVYGQSSNSIGQEGWIVSYDMCLKENYFGDVDFWQEDGQVYRFNSNDNGTYVKPRGAMVTLLDLGDRWVMNFRDGNTLRFDEEGVLYEVEDRLGNRIQISFDPLTGIKTYKNNRTDQAIELVHKKITRADGSSAWRLSTVCDATANRLADDPTPLRSARIIYNGAGQLTGISDASGRLTTFTYGPDGFLVGRRDQEDTGVDITYLTASEDLFRRVSQETLTNGNSISYDWQDAAGRLVVSYESEGETRDMTYAFDIDDSGLNTGRVAQRYVPKGGLQPERRVSLNTYNENFQLSSISNVFTGASMEMDYNLANGDLDGVERFVDGNTKGTIDLNRGNFGAVTQSTRSGDDQQLWQVNNTYNAGGLPIEREGNDGRKTIYTYLSSGLPKTMVTPNGIKTTFEYNDLGFPISSKVEAPGTEDVVVETEFDFLGRPLQQSSTTGLVTTWEYNDTTYELLSVTSVRGQEERRTEYVYDDLGRLVEIISDPEGAAATTTFSQWSQVGIQGGYVPLETEYPDGSKEIREFNAFGDLLLSKSLSADGKFIGTRTEYDEAGRVLGVYQVAEDDSERQLTRFEYDEIGRLVASGVASAQDDHWLMTRVTIDPLGLVTEKILEVLDGSDQVIESHSVATTHDLLDRPDQVSNFDGTSRSYTYNDEHLALEEIVRQDEIKTTISYDPESLYPIRQTSGKNESQVVGNTQYDTFGRQTQVWRGGSTTPESAVGLAYDHSNSLNKPSEVTDSFGHTTKFEYNIEGQISKITDALNQVTTYEYDGLGWLAEANLPLGQRTTYSYDLENREVVLSDPTGTERWLRRPDGQLAEYTDQASRKTIYSYDKWGQLIETTILVDGVPEWRSTHEYSQNGALIAVNDFPPLGQETGRTEYVYNHRGQITERTRDGRTLTYLYDDLGRHTGTRYWNGEEVAVTSRYDDGKVETLSLFTSPDDKEISPSESAHFAYDDYGTPVMTRTLLIETENEQSEMVEVETALVTHHKRNIKGETESIEQSIDREDSDDFSIDYTYDGNGRISTKTNDMGTSSYIYDALSRLSTEFTPEITLVPNDITYTYNGAGDMTAVEYAVGPNGESWNISSGSSRILSGGVTYDRAGAITSTGEAPLSRQLNVTYEGLEARATSADISADGRYIAMTIEGEYFFKSAYDAQGRKQVYLLDQLENRYYHVSATRDGRPPNGNSKNARVSSDGRYVTFISEATNLNIAEGSPGGSLHRWDRHTGLVTRFPNTYSLRTEIDASDDGKRSLVQPGFVNDYIAVHTTEDRKVANLLGGSPTTQTTFKVDPLVKLSDFSISSDGTWLTTHADFLDRSQSRKEKDFGFLVNLDTGDQFTLTKEIAGRPVPETDVRFYVASAVTNSGEVFGQTDIFDDSGFYGDMFTKAVRYSSNGTQAEVLQTPSGPIEHFDYLSMTSTPDGQYIAMSTAWIENPDMLGRDDGFADDVYVLTRAGDNLWIPTAVSLDLDLDYGAGTRPFFGDVGSQVIALSHDGRYVVYIAEDFGDAPQINNLYINVADPRAELPEPPEEEPGE
- a CDS encoding RHS repeat-associated core domain-containing protein, with the protein product MGEDRYTYQHESEHQTLTPDTLRERKEIRYAYGPLGLTAQKVTHYSGDAFDEIESEEISFPQADHNGSIMSLVRSDGETILNRQYDAYGNITYQEGNGWTTLGYNGERVGTADGLIWIRARHYNPRLRRWMQRDDFSGFPERPQSRNRYTYAEGDPVNNIDPSGNVAILPLVAAAAFVGGHGLALYGAITSINAEIELNQVTQAEAYGPQQRIEEIRPVGDMRSAAYSSNANARIHEAQKNYHSHPIRPDGGDQT